A single genomic interval of Limnochordia bacterium harbors:
- a CDS encoding AIR synthase-related protein, translated as MKINRIYVQRISEPLQARLRETLNYRGYNVVACKIERVYRLEGQFDEAGLIDLLVNPVYETWSPKSKLDPEEGPIVEISYNRAVIDPETISILEGARAVGTDGVKWARLNYRYQFVGVSEEEAERIAQDELYNPVIQKILREEWDSLLPSGESDPVRKIDLSRCSDEELISISEENSWYASLQQMKVLQEYQQELGRPFTDAEIEIVVQSWSDHCYHTTWKALGLLKKLKNATLAIDHPLMVSVFTDNAGGMEFYDDWVVTIKGETHNFPSSISPFGGVATKHGGVIRDTVGFGKGAYPIGGSTIMGTMDPSTLKGQVPLGALHPRTILKEAIRATVFYCNPMGIPMMYSAYRKHRNYPKCLALGHSIGILPRKYALKDEVQPGDLVVLLGGRTGRDGLHGATASSATMSREVTEKEAAAVQIGDPLTEGKFMEAIPQLRDAECIRAITDLGAGGISCGAGEMGADTGVTLDLDQVPLKYPSLSAWEILLSESQERMLLGVPAEKIGQVGQILKKYDVEMSVIGKFTDTNRFQATWQGQTVVDIEMDFLWGKCPIEPISIKEPQQKQTEEDVEAPTSLAQVKKSIKQVLSHYHCCDQSPAGFQFDSSAQGRTVLGPFGGQTGRMPTGAFVSAPLWGKPYGVVSTLAYNPFYGDVDPVGLARLMMIEAISKAVAVGADPAAIALCDNFYTPRCNQEVGWMLKAMVETISDLSVKLNTPFISGKDSSSGTFVSKDGQVIDVPYTFAVSTLGRMPDVRKMVTKEFKGTGSQIVLVGTLDPEKLGGSVYLDCYGKRGNELADVAHEQISSLRELWGTIYRTYQGEDNPILAATAIGEGGLFVRLFEMCYGAGWGAQLDLDALPAGRLDGKLFSEAVGALLVEMPTSVDPGTVFSGFPWQVIGQTLDEPVIQLRFGSEKLDLPMDELVCAWESTFKEMIV; from the coding sequence GTGAAGATTAATAGGATTTATGTGCAGAGGATCAGTGAGCCCCTACAGGCGCGGTTGAGGGAGACTCTTAATTATAGAGGGTACAACGTTGTGGCTTGTAAGATTGAACGGGTCTATCGGTTAGAGGGCCAGTTCGATGAGGCCGGGTTAATCGATCTTTTGGTCAACCCAGTCTATGAGACGTGGTCCCCGAAGAGTAAACTTGATCCTGAGGAAGGGCCTATTGTTGAGATTAGCTATAATCGGGCGGTGATCGATCCGGAGACGATTTCGATTCTAGAGGGTGCTAGGGCCGTTGGCACTGACGGTGTGAAGTGGGCTCGTTTGAACTACCGCTATCAGTTTGTGGGAGTGTCTGAGGAAGAGGCAGAGAGGATTGCACAGGATGAATTGTATAATCCTGTTATCCAAAAGATTCTGCGAGAAGAATGGGATAGCCTGCTACCGTCGGGGGAGAGCGATCCGGTACGGAAGATCGATTTAAGCAGGTGCTCCGATGAAGAATTGATAAGTATATCCGAGGAAAACTCATGGTATGCCTCTTTGCAGCAAATGAAGGTACTACAGGAGTATCAGCAGGAATTGGGTCGTCCCTTTACCGATGCAGAAATTGAGATTGTGGTCCAAAGCTGGAGTGATCATTGCTATCATACCACGTGGAAAGCTTTGGGACTACTCAAGAAGCTAAAGAATGCCACCCTAGCCATAGATCATCCCTTGATGGTGTCGGTGTTTACAGATAACGCTGGTGGTATGGAATTTTATGATGATTGGGTTGTAACCATTAAAGGCGAGACCCACAATTTTCCAAGTTCTATTTCACCCTTTGGTGGCGTAGCCACAAAACATGGGGGAGTAATCCGTGATACAGTGGGTTTTGGCAAGGGTGCCTATCCCATCGGTGGTAGCACCATCATGGGTACCATGGATCCGAGTACGTTGAAGGGACAAGTTCCTTTAGGAGCCCTGCACCCACGGACAATCCTTAAGGAAGCTATCCGAGCAACGGTATTTTACTGTAATCCTATGGGTATTCCTATGATGTACAGTGCCTATAGAAAGCATCGAAATTACCCGAAGTGCTTAGCGTTAGGGCATTCGATCGGAATACTGCCCCGAAAATATGCCCTTAAAGATGAGGTTCAGCCTGGGGATTTGGTAGTACTCCTTGGTGGACGGACGGGCAGGGATGGACTGCATGGTGCAACGGCAAGTTCCGCCACCATGAGCAGAGAGGTCACAGAAAAAGAGGCCGCGGCAGTGCAGATCGGCGACCCCTTAACCGAAGGCAAGTTTATGGAGGCGATCCCCCAATTGCGCGACGCTGAATGTATTCGTGCCATTACCGACTTGGGCGCGGGGGGGATTTCGTGTGGGGCCGGAGAGATGGGTGCAGATACGGGGGTTACTCTAGATTTGGATCAGGTGCCCTTGAAATATCCAAGTCTGTCCGCTTGGGAGATCCTTCTGTCTGAGTCCCAGGAGCGTATGTTACTTGGAGTGCCCGCCGAAAAGATAGGGCAGGTAGGGCAGATTTTGAAGAAGTATGATGTAGAAATGTCGGTGATCGGAAAGTTTACGGATACGAACCGTTTTCAAGCTACGTGGCAAGGCCAGACTGTCGTTGATATTGAAATGGACTTTCTATGGGGCAAGTGTCCCATCGAACCAATCAGCATTAAAGAACCACAGCAGAAGCAGACCGAAGAGGATGTGGAGGCACCAACAAGCCTTGCCCAGGTGAAGAAGTCAATTAAACAGGTGCTATCGCATTACCATTGCTGCGACCAATCGCCCGCTGGATTCCAGTTTGACTCAAGTGCCCAGGGCAGAACTGTCCTTGGACCCTTTGGGGGACAGACCGGTAGAATGCCCACCGGTGCCTTTGTATCGGCGCCCCTTTGGGGAAAACCCTATGGTGTTGTCAGTACGTTGGCGTATAACCCCTTTTATGGTGATGTGGATCCTGTGGGGTTGGCCCGACTGATGATGATCGAAGCCATTAGTAAAGCAGTTGCGGTTGGTGCTGATCCTGCGGCTATCGCCCTATGCGATAACTTCTACACACCCCGCTGTAACCAAGAGGTTGGTTGGATGCTGAAGGCCATGGTGGAGACCATTTCTGATCTTTCAGTAAAGCTAAACACCCCATTTATCTCAGGCAAAGACTCAAGTTCCGGTACGTTCGTTTCCAAAGATGGACAAGTCATCGATGTTCCCTATACTTTTGCAGTGTCGACACTGGGACGGATGCCCGATGTCCGCAAAATGGTAACCAAGGAATTCAAAGGAACAGGAAGCCAAATTGTCCTTGTGGGTACGCTGGATCCAGAGAAGCTTGGGGGGTCAGTTTACCTCGACTGCTATGGCAAGCGAGGTAATGAACTGGCTGACGTAGCCCATGAACAGATCAGTAGCCTAAGAGAGCTGTGGGGGACCATTTACCGGACGTATCAAGGGGAGGATAACCCGATTCTTGCAGCAACAGCCATTGGAGAAGGTGGATTGTTCGTTAGGCTCTTTGAAATGTGTTACGGAGCAGGATGGGGTGCCCAATTGGACCTAGATGCATTACCTGCAGGACGGCTGGACGGGAAGCTATTTAGCGAGGCAGTTGGTGCTTTGTTAGTGGAGATGCCGACCAGTGTGGATCCTGGAACGGTGTTTTCAGGGTTTCCTTGGCAGGTGATCGGTCAGACCTTGGACGAGCCAGTTATTCAACTACGATTTGGCTCCGAAAAACTTGATTTACCCATGGATGAGTTAGTCTGCGCCTGGGAGAGTACCTTTAAGGAGATGATCGTGTGA
- a CDS encoding phosphoribosylformylglycinamidine synthase subunit PurQ — protein sequence MSKPTIAVLYAPGTTAHTETALAVELAGGLGEVVLLSDLISKDRSLDDYQGLVIPGGFSWGDHIAPGRVFAAHLIHHLYDDLVRLREKGRPLLGIGNGFQVLCETGILPDQQIGKRSLALLENESGKAENRWVVLKVADSNQPWLQGFPQEFSMPVSCSAGRLSSENVQPAFLYVDTEGRPTEEYPQNPTGSRGGIAGVIDSSGLVLGMMPHPERVCNNVQGCAVGLRVFANMIAMLE from the coding sequence GTGAGTAAGCCGACTATCGCAGTGTTATATGCGCCTGGTACTACAGCCCATACCGAGACCGCTTTAGCCGTTGAACTTGCGGGCGGTCTGGGCGAGGTCGTTCTGCTAAGCGATCTCATATCTAAGGACCGTAGTCTCGATGATTACCAGGGGTTGGTGATTCCTGGGGGGTTCTCGTGGGGAGATCATATTGCACCAGGTCGAGTTTTCGCAGCCCATCTCATTCATCATCTATACGATGATTTAGTGAGACTACGAGAGAAAGGACGGCCCCTGCTTGGAATCGGAAACGGATTTCAAGTCCTCTGTGAAACGGGGATACTGCCAGATCAACAGATCGGCAAGCGCTCATTAGCCTTGCTGGAGAATGAATCCGGGAAGGCAGAGAATCGTTGGGTCGTTTTGAAGGTGGCTGATAGTAACCAACCTTGGTTGCAAGGCTTTCCGCAGGAGTTTTCCATGCCTGTAAGCTGTAGTGCTGGCAGGCTGAGTAGCGAAAATGTTCAGCCCGCCTTCTTATATGTAGATACGGAAGGACGACCTACAGAGGAGTACCCCCAGAACCCAACTGGGTCCCGTGGTGGTATTGCCGGAGTTATTGATTCGTCGGGTCTAGTCCTTGGCATGATGCCGCATCCTGAGCGAGTCTGTAATAATGTCCAGGGTTGTGCAGTGGGTCTTAGGGTATTTGCTAATATGATCGCCATGTTGGAGTAG
- a CDS encoding NAD(P)-dependent glycerol-3-phosphate dehydrogenase, whose amino-acid sequence MQVTIIGAGSWGTALAYLVASKGHQVVLWSRRNEVACEINRTRVNATYLPVALPSCVRATSCIEEAIDSTGLIILTVPSQNIRGVLQQMTGLVDSKVPIVHGAKGIEISTQLRISQVAEEVLGRPIAALSGPNHAEEAANNMPTASVVAFDDLGTGKVIQEILSTDRFRVYVERDVVGVELGGALKNVIALAAGISDGLGYGDNTKAALITRGLAEIVRLGVRLGAEPLTFSGLSGLGDLVATCSSKWSRNRNAGEKIGKGCDLQEVLAGPMVVEGVYTTTAACRLAETIGVELPIASTLERVLGGSVSPKAAVDELMTRQLKLERPF is encoded by the coding sequence GTGCAAGTAACGATTATTGGGGCAGGCAGCTGGGGAACAGCCTTAGCTTACTTAGTAGCCAGCAAAGGACATCAAGTTGTCCTTTGGTCTCGACGAAATGAGGTAGCTTGTGAGATTAACCGGACTCGGGTAAATGCGACGTATCTACCAGTAGCTCTTCCTTCTTGTGTCAGGGCGACTTCCTGCATCGAGGAAGCCATAGACAGCACCGGGTTGATCATTTTGACTGTACCTTCTCAGAATATTAGAGGTGTGCTTCAGCAAATGACAGGTCTGGTGGATTCCAAAGTTCCCATCGTGCATGGTGCTAAGGGGATCGAGATTTCCACTCAGCTTCGGATTTCCCAGGTGGCCGAAGAAGTACTAGGTCGTCCCATAGCTGCCTTATCTGGTCCGAATCATGCAGAGGAAGCTGCAAATAACATGCCCACCGCTTCTGTGGTGGCCTTTGACGATCTGGGTACTGGCAAGGTTATTCAGGAGATCCTAAGTACTGACCGCTTCCGGGTCTATGTAGAAAGGGATGTCGTTGGAGTCGAACTAGGGGGAGCGCTAAAAAACGTGATTGCCTTGGCCGCAGGAATCAGTGACGGACTAGGCTATGGGGATAATACCAAAGCGGCCCTGATTACCCGGGGGCTTGCAGAGATTGTCCGGCTAGGGGTGCGTCTTGGCGCGGAGCCTCTGACTTTCTCAGGGCTTTCAGGTCTTGGGGATCTCGTTGCCACGTGTAGTAGTAAGTGGAGCCGTAACCGAAATGCTGGCGAGAAGATCGGGAAAGGCTGCGACCTGCAAGAGGTCCTTGCCGGGCCAATGGTGGTAGAAGGCGTTTACACCACCACTGCGGCCTGCCGGTTAGCAGAAACGATAGGTGTTGAACTGCCCATCGCCTCTACCCTAGAGAGGGTGCTTGGGGGCAGCGTCTCCCCCAAAGCAGCCGTTGATGAACTAATGACAAGACAGCTTAAGCTAGAAAGACCTTTCTAG
- a CDS encoding FAD-dependent oxidoreductase, translating into MKVLIVGGVAGGVSAAARLRRLDESMEIVIFERDEYISYANCGLPYYIGGVIEERDRLFVQSVIGMSQRFNLDIRTKNEVTKIDRGNKAVTVCELDSGREYVEEYDYLILSPGAEPVAPPIPGIEHHRVFSVRNISDTDRIKAFVSDNQPKNAVIVGGGFVGLEMAENLQHLGCQVTIVEMAPQVLGAIDQDMAGIVHGYLKKQGIKLYLNNTVTTMNHDADTSMVTLASGKKLPADLVVLGIGVTPNTNLAQTAGLAINEWGAIVTDEFLRTSDPWIYAVGDAIAVTDFVTGHPAYMPLAGPANKMGRIAANNICGKTETYNGSQGTMIIKLFELTAAATGSTERNLRELGIPYEKSYTHSESHASYYPGARPMSIKLLFDPQSGNILGGQIVGFTGVDKRIDVLATAIRFGGTVFDLQGLELAYAPPFSSAKDPVNMAGYVAGNIINNDMPVIHWQDLTLNEANMLIDVRTAWEFQAGHVEGAVNIPVDELRERIFEIPKSKQIMVYCAVGRRSYLATRILKQKGYDVLNISGGWRSYQAINNQLPTG; encoded by the coding sequence ATGAAGGTCCTTATTGTTGGTGGAGTAGCAGGGGGTGTTTCGGCGGCCGCTCGCTTACGCAGGCTTGATGAATCTATGGAAATTGTAATCTTTGAGAGGGATGAATACATTTCCTATGCCAACTGCGGCCTTCCTTACTATATCGGTGGGGTGATCGAAGAGCGGGACCGTCTCTTCGTGCAGAGCGTCATAGGGATGAGTCAACGCTTCAACCTTGATATACGAACCAAGAATGAGGTTACCAAGATTGACCGGGGGAATAAGGCGGTTACAGTCTGCGAGCTTGATTCCGGTCGGGAATATGTTGAGGAATATGACTATCTAATTCTCTCGCCCGGCGCAGAACCAGTGGCCCCACCTATACCAGGAATTGAACACCACAGGGTATTTTCTGTGCGGAATATCTCCGATACCGATCGCATCAAGGCTTTTGTTTCCGATAACCAACCCAAGAATGCAGTGATAGTCGGCGGCGGATTTGTCGGGCTTGAGATGGCGGAGAATCTACAGCACTTAGGTTGCCAGGTAACCATCGTTGAAATGGCTCCCCAAGTCCTAGGAGCGATCGATCAAGACATGGCTGGTATTGTCCATGGATACTTGAAAAAGCAGGGCATCAAGTTGTATCTCAATAATACTGTGACGACTATGAACCACGATGCTGATACCAGTATGGTCACCCTTGCAAGTGGAAAGAAACTCCCAGCTGACCTCGTGGTCCTAGGAATCGGGGTTACGCCAAATACCAACTTGGCCCAGACCGCTGGATTAGCCATCAATGAATGGGGAGCCATTGTTACCGATGAATTCCTGCGCACCTCGGATCCTTGGATTTATGCGGTTGGTGATGCCATCGCGGTAACAGACTTCGTTACTGGGCACCCAGCCTATATGCCCCTAGCTGGTCCCGCGAACAAAATGGGTCGGATTGCCGCTAACAACATTTGTGGCAAGACTGAAACCTACAACGGCTCCCAGGGAACAATGATTATTAAGCTCTTTGAGCTTACGGCCGCGGCAACGGGAAGCACTGAGAGGAATCTAAGGGAGTTGGGCATTCCCTATGAGAAGTCCTATACCCACTCAGAATCCCATGCCAGTTATTATCCCGGGGCACGGCCCATGAGTATTAAGCTGTTGTTTGATCCACAAAGTGGGAACATCCTTGGTGGCCAGATCGTAGGCTTCACCGGTGTGGACAAGCGTATTGATGTGTTGGCTACCGCGATTCGCTTTGGGGGAACCGTGTTTGATCTACAGGGATTAGAGCTAGCCTATGCTCCTCCCTTTTCCTCGGCAAAGGATCCTGTAAACATGGCTGGGTATGTGGCAGGGAACATCATCAATAATGACATGCCCGTCATTCACTGGCAGGATTTGACCCTTAATGAGGCCAACATGCTTATTGACGTCCGTACAGCATGGGAATTTCAAGCCGGTCATGTGGAGGGAGCAGTAAACATCCCCGTGGATGAACTGCGGGAGCGCATCTTTGAGATCCCAAAATCTAAGCAGATTATGGTCTACTGCGCAGTTGGCCGCAGATCCTATCTCGCCACCCGGATCCTAAAGCAGAAGGGCTATGACGTTTTGAATATCTCGGGAGGATGGCGGTCCTACCAGGCGATCAATAATCAACTACCAACGGGCTAG
- a CDS encoding FadR family transcriptional regulator, whose amino-acid sequence MMKVSRQAPQFAPVSKTKVYEHIISQIKELIYTGKLKRGDRLPAERTLTEQLRVSRASVREAFSALEMIGLIESKPRDGTYIAANSQGMVEPLSLAFMLQENFEPAFLEFRRILEVEAARLAATRITQERLTDLTQLVEQMALADEANSIEADRRFHYRLSVASNNPILVTVLDAISDVIDLSIRTHRENLFADEQLKERLVEQHRQILVAVSQRDPDNTAVAVERHFQFVEERIQTLGWTQRE is encoded by the coding sequence ATGATGAAGGTATCAAGACAGGCACCACAATTTGCCCCTGTAAGTAAGACTAAGGTCTATGAGCACATTATCTCCCAGATTAAAGAGCTGATCTATACTGGAAAGCTAAAACGAGGTGACAGGTTACCTGCGGAGCGTACGTTGACCGAACAGCTTCGGGTATCACGGGCATCGGTACGGGAAGCTTTTAGCGCTTTGGAGATGATCGGTCTTATTGAAAGTAAGCCCAGGGATGGTACATACATTGCAGCTAACAGTCAAGGCATGGTGGAGCCCCTTTCGTTAGCGTTCATGCTGCAGGAGAACTTTGAGCCTGCATTTCTCGAGTTTAGACGGATTCTTGAGGTGGAGGCTGCCAGGCTTGCCGCCACAAGAATAACCCAAGAACGCTTGACGGACCTAACACAGCTAGTAGAGCAGATGGCCCTTGCCGATGAAGCTAACAGTATAGAAGCGGATAGACGGTTCCATTACCGTCTGAGTGTGGCTTCGAACAATCCGATTTTAGTGACGGTCCTTGATGCCATTTCCGATGTAATCGATCTTAGTATCCGCACCCATCGAGAGAACCTTTTTGCTGATGAACAACTTAAGGAACGGTTAGTGGAACAGCATCGACAGATTCTTGTGGCGGTTAGTCAAAGGGATCCAGATAATACTGCGGTAGCGGTAGAACGACACTTTCAGTTTGTTGAAGAGCGGATACAGACTCTAGGATGGACTCAAAGGGAATAA
- a CDS encoding electron transfer flavoprotein subunit beta/FixA family protein produces the protein MNILVCIKQVPETRDVEVDENTGVLKREGVDSKMNPFDLYALEAGVQLKERYGGKVTVISMGPPQAAAVLKEAYMMGADAGILMSDRKFAGADTLATAFTLAQGIGRSGSFDLILCGKQTTDGDTAQVGPGIAEFLDLPHVSYVSSILALDADYITVEKDLTDGIQVCRVHLPCLLTLMETANQPRLPSYRLRLATSGRPIEVVSYKDLPPVKTEYYGLDGSPTQVERIFPPESHRDRIVYHGEPDEIANQLYVQLKEHRFI, from the coding sequence TTGAATATCTTAGTATGTATCAAACAGGTTCCCGAGACCAGGGATGTGGAGGTGGATGAGAACACCGGTGTTCTAAAGCGTGAGGGTGTTGATAGCAAGATGAACCCCTTTGACCTTTATGCATTAGAGGCAGGGGTACAGCTTAAAGAGCGTTACGGTGGAAAGGTGACAGTCATTAGTATGGGTCCTCCCCAAGCCGCTGCAGTGCTCAAAGAAGCGTACATGATGGGGGCTGATGCAGGTATACTCATGTCGGATCGAAAATTTGCTGGTGCGGATACATTGGCAACTGCCTTTACTTTAGCTCAGGGGATTGGACGAAGTGGCAGCTTTGATCTAATCCTGTGTGGCAAACAGACCACCGATGGGGATACTGCCCAAGTTGGTCCGGGCATCGCGGAATTTTTGGACTTACCCCATGTATCCTATGTTAGCTCTATCCTTGCTCTTGATGCTGATTACATAACCGTGGAAAAGGACCTTACCGATGGCATTCAGGTCTGCCGAGTGCATTTACCCTGCTTACTTACCCTGATGGAAACAGCAAACCAACCGAGACTTCCTTCCTATAGGTTGAGACTTGCCACCTCAGGGCGTCCTATCGAGGTGGTAAGTTATAAGGATTTACCTCCTGTGAAAACAGAATACTACGGTCTAGACGGTTCACCCACCCAAGTGGAACGGATCTTCCCTCCCGAGAGCCACCGGGATAGGATTGTTTATCACGGAGAACCCGACGAGATCGCAAACCAGCTATACGTACAACTCAAAGAACATAGATTCATCTAA
- a CDS encoding electron transfer flavoprotein subunit alpha — MLRVNYEKCNLCGRCMEVCPFGGIGIMADQVIINEKCRLCRQCIKHCPTGALSLSKSTKGLVNDAEWQGVLVFAEQSGGVIHPVTYELIGKGRELAKKLGQPLNCVLIGYQVRGKAAELLKYGVEKVYVYDYPELEYYSIEPFAAAIAAAIEKTQPNILLIGATSIGRSLAPRLAVRFRTGLTADCTVLDVKENGDLIQIRPAFGGNIMAQIVTPHHRPQMATVRYKVMEPAKADSCSKGEVVSCFINQSKLASRVTVLQATPKPEEASITDAEVIVAVGRGIRTEGDLNLALELAHLLGGQLGATRPLIECGWLPYTRQIGLSGRTVRPKLLIACGISGAVQFVAGMSNAEQIYAINSDPNAPIFNVATHAIIGDLYQVIPRLIQLIKGEGIRVLEEVN, encoded by the coding sequence GTGCTTCGGGTCAACTACGAAAAGTGTAACCTGTGCGGTCGCTGCATGGAGGTTTGTCCCTTCGGCGGCATTGGAATAATGGCAGACCAGGTGATCATTAATGAAAAATGCCGGTTGTGCCGACAGTGTATTAAACACTGTCCAACAGGCGCTTTGTCTTTGTCTAAATCAACTAAGGGCCTAGTTAACGATGCCGAGTGGCAAGGTGTTTTGGTCTTCGCCGAGCAATCGGGTGGTGTGATTCACCCGGTGACTTATGAATTGATCGGTAAGGGAAGGGAGCTGGCGAAAAAGCTCGGCCAACCCCTGAACTGTGTTCTTATTGGATACCAGGTGAGGGGTAAAGCTGCTGAGTTGTTGAAGTACGGGGTAGAAAAGGTCTATGTATATGATTACCCAGAACTTGAATACTACTCCATCGAACCCTTCGCGGCGGCCATCGCCGCAGCCATCGAGAAAACACAACCCAACATCCTTTTGATTGGCGCTACCTCCATCGGCAGGTCCCTGGCGCCACGGTTGGCTGTGCGTTTTAGGACAGGCTTAACAGCCGATTGTACTGTTTTGGATGTTAAAGAAAACGGTGACCTGATACAGATTCGTCCGGCTTTTGGGGGGAACATTATGGCGCAAATTGTCACTCCCCACCACCGACCACAGATGGCTACAGTCCGGTATAAGGTGATGGAACCGGCCAAGGCAGACTCATGTTCCAAAGGAGAAGTGGTTTCCTGCTTCATTAACCAAAGTAAACTTGCTTCACGGGTTACGGTCCTCCAAGCAACACCCAAGCCGGAGGAGGCGAGCATTACTGATGCAGAGGTTATTGTGGCAGTGGGAAGGGGTATTCGCACCGAAGGGGATCTCAATCTGGCCTTGGAGTTGGCCCACCTTTTAGGGGGGCAGCTTGGTGCTACCCGACCATTGATTGAGTGTGGATGGCTACCGTATACCCGTCAAATTGGCCTTAGTGGGCGTACGGTAAGGCCGAAGCTCTTGATTGCTTGCGGCATTTCCGGGGCCGTGCAGTTCGTAGCGGGGATGTCCAATGCCGAGCAGATCTACGCCATCAATTCGGATCCCAATGCCCCCATCTTTAACGTGGCAACCCATGCTATTATCGGTGATCTTTACCAAGTTATACCAAGGCTAATTCAATTGATTAAAGGAGAGGGTATCCGTGTCTTGGAAGAAGTTAACTGA
- a CDS encoding FAD-binding protein: MSWKKLTEEDLARLREICAPERVFVNEDINEDYAHDELAEVRSFPEVLVEPLTTEEVAELMTYAYENNIPVTPRGAGTGLCGGAVPIHGGILLSTTKMNSIIEIDEANLTATVQPGILLMEFRDVVEERGLFYPPDPGEKSATIGGNIMTNAGGMRAVKYGVTRDYVLGLEVVLPTGRIIRTGGKIVKNSSGYSLHNLLIGSEGTLGIITEVILKLLPKPKKQISLLIPFENLNLAISTVPKIIQSKVIPTAIEFMQQDVILAAEEYLGKRFPDKSATAYLLLAFDGNSNEELESVYELVADIALVSGAQDVLIADSTERQELIWEARGAFLEALKAMSDMDEVDVVVPRDKIAEFVAYTNKLAEESEIRILSFGHAGDGNLHVYILRDDLPEQVWRPQMEQLMKKMYDHAKELGGQVSGEHGIGYAKRRYLEDSLGTVQIELMQGIKRAFDPKGILNPSKVI, translated from the coding sequence GTGTCTTGGAAGAAGTTAACTGAAGAAGATCTAGCCAGGCTAAGGGAAATATGTGCTCCCGAGCGTGTTTTCGTTAACGAAGACATCAACGAGGATTACGCCCATGATGAGTTAGCTGAAGTACGGTCTTTTCCGGAGGTATTGGTGGAACCTCTAACCACTGAGGAAGTAGCCGAGCTCATGACATACGCCTATGAAAACAACATTCCCGTTACTCCCCGGGGTGCGGGCACGGGGTTATGCGGTGGAGCTGTTCCAATTCACGGTGGCATATTGCTTTCCACAACAAAGATGAATAGCATCATCGAAATAGACGAAGCTAATCTAACAGCTACGGTACAGCCGGGGATTCTCCTCATGGAGTTTCGGGATGTGGTGGAGGAAAGAGGGTTGTTCTACCCACCGGACCCGGGGGAAAAAAGCGCTACAATCGGTGGTAATATCATGACCAACGCAGGTGGTATGCGCGCAGTTAAGTACGGTGTTACCAGAGACTATGTCTTAGGTCTTGAAGTGGTATTACCTACGGGAAGGATCATACGAACTGGTGGCAAGATCGTAAAGAACAGTTCTGGGTACAGTCTCCACAATCTGTTAATCGGTTCCGAGGGGACCCTTGGGATTATCACGGAAGTGATCCTCAAGTTGCTGCCCAAACCCAAGAAACAGATTAGCCTTCTTATTCCCTTCGAAAACCTTAATTTAGCCATTAGCACAGTGCCAAAGATCATCCAGTCAAAAGTTATTCCCACAGCCATTGAATTTATGCAGCAGGATGTGATTCTTGCCGCCGAGGAGTACCTAGGTAAGCGTTTCCCAGACAAATCTGCGACGGCCTATTTACTTTTGGCCTTTGATGGTAATTCCAATGAAGAACTAGAATCGGTATATGAACTAGTGGCCGACATTGCCCTAGTCTCCGGAGCCCAAGATGTTCTAATCGCGGATAGTACTGAACGACAGGAACTAATTTGGGAGGCCCGGGGGGCATTTTTAGAGGCCCTAAAGGCCATGAGCGATATGGACGAAGTTGATGTAGTGGTGCCCAGGGACAAAATTGCGGAATTTGTTGCCTACACGAATAAGCTTGCTGAGGAAAGCGAGATTCGTATACTTAGTTTTGGTCACGCAGGTGATGGTAATCTGCACGTATATATCCTCAGAGACGATCTACCCGAACAGGTTTGGCGTCCACAGATGGAGCAGTTAATGAAGAAGATGTACGATCATGCCAAGGAGCTAGGTGGCCAAGTCTCCGGTGAACACGGTATTGGTTATGCAAAACGTAGGTACTTGGAGGATTCATTGGGAACGGTGCAAATTGAGCTGATGCAAGGGATTAAAAGGGCCTTCGATCCCAAGGGTATTCTCAATCCAAGTAAAGTAATCTGA